A stretch of the Triplophysa dalaica isolate WHDGS20190420 chromosome 19, ASM1584641v1, whole genome shotgun sequence genome encodes the following:
- the adra2db gene encoding alpha-2Db adrenergic receptor, producing the protein MDLTSMSNISLNSTADTNDTNAPRPPPHSQYAAVLIILVVTVIILVTIVGNVLVVVAVFTSRALRAPQNLFLVSLASADILVATLVIPFSLANEIMGYWFFGSTWCAFYLALDVLFCTSSIVHLCAISLDRYWSVTKAVSYNLKRTPRRIKSMIAVVWVISAVISFPPLIMTKHDEMECLLNNETWYILSSCMVSFFAPGLIMILVYCKIYRVAKQRAATVFVAKNGMERQPSQSETCFVRKGKSEAESPSSNSSGSQERKGELDDIDLEESSFSNKQRCSRFTKSRKVDGAQPCPRQNGRLSWACSRTSDLDPDPRARKLSLSKSKLAQMREKRFTFVLAVVMGVFVLCWFPFFFTYSLHAICRESCTIPDSLFNLFFWIGYCNSSVNPIIYTIFNRDFRKAFTKIMCHSHARS; encoded by the coding sequence ATGGATTTAACATCAATGTCTAATATCTCGCTGAACTCAACTGCGGATACTAATGACACGAACGCGCCGAGACCACCGCCACATTCACAGTACGCGGCAGTGTTGATTATTCTCGTGGTCACCGTAATCATCCTGGTGACCATCGTGGGAAATGTATTAGTAGTGGTGGCCGTTTTTACCAGCCGTGCGCTCCGTGCGCCACAGAACCTCTTTTTGGTCTCTTTGGCATCTGCTGACATTTTGGTGGCCACTTTGGTTATCCCGTTCTCACTGGCCAATGAAATTATGGGATACTGGTTCTTTGGCAGCACCTGGTGTGCCTTTTACCTGGCTCTGGACGTGCTATTCTGCACGTCATCTATTGTCCACCTCTGCGCCATAAGTTTGGACAGGTACTGGTCGGTGACGAAAGCGGTCAGCTACAACCTGAAGAGGACCCCACGGAGAATAAAAAGCATGATTGCGGTGGTGTGGGTTATATCTGCTGTGATATCTTTCCCACCACTCATCATGACCAAGCATGACGAGATGGAGTGCTTGCTGAACAACGAGACATGGTACATCCTCTCATCCTGCATGGTCTCGTTTTTTGCACCTGGTCTCATCATGATTTTGGTGTATTGTAAAATCTACAGGGTGGCCAAACAGCGCGCAGCCACCGTTTTTGTGGCTAAGAACGGGATGGAGCGACAGCCATCTCAGTCGGAGACATGCTTCGTGCGTAAAGGCAAGTCGGAGGCGGAGAGCCCCAGCAGCAACAGCTCTGGAAGTCAAGAGCGCAAAGGCGAGCTGGATGACATCGATTTGGAGGAGAGCAGCTTCTCCAACAAACAGAGGTGCTCTCGCTTCACCAAAAGCAGGAAAGTTGACGGGGCACAACCGTGCCCAAGGCAAAACGGACGCCTGTCATGGGCATGTAGTCGCACGTCAGACCTCGATCCGGATCCGAGGGCGCGCAAGCTGTCCTTATCCAAGTCCAAACTGGCACAGATGCGCGAGAAGCGCTTCACATTCGTGCTGGCCGTGGTCATGGGGGTGTTCGTGCTCTGCTGGTTCCCCTTTTTCTTCACGTATAGCCTCCATGCCATATGCCGGGAAAGTTGCACAATACCGGATTCTTTGTTCAATCTGTTTTTCTGGATTGGGTACTGCAACAGCTCAGTGAACCCTATCATTTATACGATTTTCAACAGAGACTTTAGGAAAGCGTTTACAAAGATTATGTGCCATAGCCATGCGCGCTCGTAA